A part of Streptomyces sp. DSM 40750 genomic DNA contains:
- a CDS encoding AfsR/SARP family transcriptional regulator has product MDARIPEQDAQAATELRFSVLGPVRAWRGAEPLSTGSPQQRALLAALLLREGRTATASELIDALWGEEPPSQALAAVRTYASRLRKALSAGVLVSESGGYAIRSLSGGALDLSVAQDLAADAEKAKNSGDLRHARQLLNKALGLWDGEVLASVPGPYAETQRARLDEWRLQLVETRLDMDLEQGCHAEAVSELTALTAAHPLRERLRELLMLALYRSGRQAEALAVYADTRRLLADELGVDPRPGLRELQQRILQADPGLAEPSAPLAPEPAAAPVRPAQLPATVPDFTGRSSFVNELSEVLAEASGAEGQVMSVSALAGIGGVGKTTLAVHVAHQARPAFPDGQLYVDLQGAGARPAEPETVLGSFLRALGTADSAIPDSLEERSALYRSVLDGRRVLVLLDNARDAAQVRPLLPGTAGCAALVTARVRMVDLAGAHLVDLDVMSPDEALQLFTKIVGEERVAAERKAALDVVAACGFLPLAIRIAASRLAARRTWTVSVLAAKLADERRRLDELQAGDLAVKATFELGYGQLEPAQARAFRLLGLADGPDISLAAAAAVLDLPPEDTEDLVEILVDTSLLESAAPGRYRFHDLVRLYARACAERDEQSTGERGAAMSRLLDFYLATATEVYAIERPGDRLVDHLEPTEHPGLRFRDGSAALDWLYSEASPLLACVRQAAGTNRLRRAVDLLWAARDLAESGANSHQYETTARAMCEATQQARDLRAEGRARATLTNVLLVSGRIQQAAEEARLAMECADDAGDSTASSWAAQDRGVIALHQHRYADGKVFFDQALEGFREAGNGLCEATALCNLSRAHMGMGNTAKAIEFAQHGLAVHIEVGSTMRLANGYYALGVALTTAGRHAEALHQFSEALTIFMEHRQRLWAGTTHFRIAEAHIVARRPAQAAQHTEQALSLGCIGGDRMRGNVLTLLGRALSTLGQADRARACWREALNLHEENGAPEADAVRALLTPITAA; this is encoded by the coding sequence ATGGACGCTCGGATTCCGGAACAGGACGCCCAGGCCGCGACCGAGCTCCGCTTCAGCGTGCTCGGGCCCGTGCGGGCCTGGCGCGGCGCCGAGCCCCTCTCCACCGGTTCGCCACAGCAACGTGCGCTGCTGGCCGCGCTGTTGCTGCGCGAGGGCCGTACGGCCACCGCGAGCGAGCTGATCGACGCGCTGTGGGGCGAGGAGCCGCCGTCGCAGGCGCTGGCCGCCGTACGGACGTACGCCTCGCGGCTGCGCAAGGCGCTCTCCGCCGGTGTGCTGGTGAGCGAGTCCGGCGGGTACGCGATCCGGTCGCTGTCCGGCGGCGCGCTGGACCTCTCCGTGGCCCAGGACCTGGCCGCGGACGCCGAGAAGGCCAAGAACTCCGGGGATCTGCGCCATGCCCGCCAGCTGCTGAACAAGGCGCTGGGCCTGTGGGACGGCGAGGTCCTGGCGAGCGTGCCCGGCCCGTACGCGGAGACGCAGCGGGCCCGCCTCGACGAGTGGCGCCTCCAACTCGTCGAGACCCGGCTGGACATGGACCTGGAGCAGGGCTGCCACGCGGAGGCGGTGTCCGAGCTGACCGCCCTGACCGCCGCGCACCCTTTGCGGGAGCGTCTGCGCGAACTGCTGATGCTCGCCCTGTACCGCAGTGGCCGGCAGGCGGAGGCCCTCGCGGTGTACGCGGACACGCGCCGGCTCCTCGCCGACGAACTCGGTGTGGACCCGCGCCCGGGCCTGCGGGAGTTGCAGCAGCGCATCCTGCAAGCGGACCCGGGCCTCGCCGAACCCTCCGCCCCGCTGGCCCCCGAGCCCGCCGCCGCACCCGTCCGGCCCGCCCAACTCCCCGCCACCGTCCCTGACTTCACCGGCCGTTCCTCCTTCGTCAACGAACTGAGCGAGGTACTGGCGGAGGCGTCCGGCGCCGAGGGTCAGGTGATGTCCGTGTCCGCGCTGGCGGGCATCGGCGGCGTCGGGAAGACGACCCTCGCGGTGCACGTGGCCCACCAGGCGCGGCCGGCCTTCCCGGACGGCCAGCTGTACGTCGACCTCCAGGGCGCCGGCGCCCGCCCCGCCGAACCGGAGACGGTCCTCGGCTCGTTCCTGCGGGCGCTGGGCACGGCCGACTCGGCGATCCCCGACTCCCTGGAGGAGCGGTCCGCGCTGTACCGGTCGGTCCTGGACGGCCGCCGGGTGCTCGTGCTGCTCGACAACGCCCGCGACGCCGCCCAGGTACGCCCGCTGCTGCCGGGTACGGCGGGCTGCGCGGCCCTCGTCACGGCCCGGGTACGCATGGTGGACCTGGCCGGGGCCCACCTCGTCGACCTGGACGTGATGTCCCCCGACGAGGCCCTCCAGCTCTTCACGAAGATCGTCGGCGAGGAACGGGTCGCGGCGGAACGCAAGGCCGCGCTCGACGTCGTTGCGGCGTGCGGTTTCCTGCCGCTCGCCATCCGTATCGCGGCCTCCCGCCTGGCGGCGCGCAGAACCTGGACGGTGTCCGTCCTGGCCGCCAAACTCGCCGACGAGCGGCGACGGTTGGACGAACTCCAGGCCGGCGACCTGGCCGTGAAGGCCACCTTCGAGCTGGGCTACGGCCAGCTGGAGCCCGCCCAGGCCCGCGCCTTCCGCCTGCTCGGCCTGGCCGACGGCCCGGACATCTCCCTGGCCGCCGCGGCCGCCGTACTGGACCTGCCGCCGGAGGACACCGAGGACCTCGTGGAGATCCTCGTCGACACGTCCCTCCTCGAATCCGCGGCTCCCGGCCGCTACCGCTTCCACGACCTCGTACGCCTCTACGCGCGTGCATGCGCCGAACGCGACGAGCAGTCGACGGGCGAGCGGGGCGCGGCGATGTCGCGACTGCTGGACTTCTATCTGGCGACGGCGACGGAGGTGTACGCGATCGAGCGGCCGGGGGACCGGCTGGTGGACCATCTGGAGCCCACCGAGCATCCGGGGCTGCGCTTCAGGGACGGATCCGCCGCTCTGGACTGGCTGTACAGCGAGGCCTCACCCCTACTGGCCTGCGTACGACAGGCAGCGGGCACGAACCGGCTGCGGCGGGCGGTGGATCTGCTGTGGGCGGCCCGGGACCTGGCCGAGTCGGGTGCCAACTCCCATCAGTACGAGACGACAGCCAGGGCGATGTGCGAAGCCACGCAGCAGGCCCGGGACCTCCGCGCCGAGGGCCGGGCCCGCGCCACCCTCACCAATGTCCTGCTGGTCTCGGGCCGCATCCAGCAGGCCGCGGAGGAAGCGCGGCTCGCCATGGAATGCGCGGACGACGCCGGGGACTCCACCGCCAGCAGTTGGGCGGCCCAGGACCGCGGGGTCATCGCTCTTCACCAGCACCGGTACGCGGACGGAAAGGTGTTCTTCGACCAGGCCCTGGAGGGGTTCAGGGAAGCCGGCAACGGGCTCTGCGAAGCCACCGCCCTGTGCAACCTCTCGCGGGCCCACATGGGGATGGGCAACACCGCCAAGGCGATCGAGTTCGCACAGCACGGCCTCGCCGTCCACATCGAGGTGGGCAGCACGATGCGGCTGGCCAACGGCTACTACGCCCTGGGGGTGGCGCTGACCACGGCCGGACGGCACGCGGAGGCCCTCCATCAGTTCTCCGAAGCGCTGACCATCTTCATGGAGCACCGGCAGCGGCTCTGGGCGGGGACCACCCACTTCAGGATCGCCGAGGCCCATATCGTCGCCCGTCGCCCCGCCCAAGCAGCCCAGCACACCGAACAAGCCCTCTCTCTCGGGTGCATCGGCGGTGACCGGATGCGGGGCAACGTCCTGACGCTCCTGGGACGGGCGCTCTCCACGCTGGGCCAGGCCGACCGGGCCAGGGCCTGCTGGCGTGAGGCGCTCAACCTCCACGAGGAGAACGGGGCCCCGGAAGCCGACGCGGTACGCGCCCTGCTCACGCCCATCACCGCAGCGTGA
- a CDS encoding DUF6247 family protein, giving the protein MTAAYVEPGEPVISRPETTPPALRVALARVAPHRLGEMERQKDEAITQATRTGSLRPIAQFLETWAVAVEIARVPASAARLRAAEHTARTVDHDDPAWREAMDEIRDLHSAARESLHRE; this is encoded by the coding sequence ATGACCGCTGCGTACGTCGAACCCGGTGAGCCCGTCATCTCACGGCCGGAGACCACACCACCGGCGCTGCGCGTCGCCTTGGCGCGGGTGGCCCCTCATCGCCTGGGGGAGATGGAACGGCAGAAGGACGAGGCCATCACCCAGGCCACCCGCACGGGCAGCCTCCGCCCCATCGCCCAGTTCCTCGAAACGTGGGCCGTGGCCGTCGAGATCGCCAGAGTTCCCGCCTCGGCCGCGCGGCTGCGCGCCGCCGAGCACACCGCGCGGACCGTCGACCACGACGATCCGGCCTGGCGCGAAGCGATGGACGAGATCCGCGATCTCCACTCCGCCGCCCGGGAGTCGCTCCACCGCGAGTGA
- a CDS encoding fatty acid--CoA ligase family protein: protein MHGDLDGRGDVEWGTVPGLVRSAVERFGGVEAVVDGRTRVSYAELGARVERAAGACVANGVRVGDRVAIWAPNSLDWIVSALGAVSAGAVLVPLNTRFKGGEAADVLARSRTKLLFITGTFLGTSYVASLRRAAGADSGRRRAPGTGGAGESPGPLPGLPHLEQVVVLADDAPADFRTWKDFLASGDGVGAGEVRARSAALTGDSPSDLVFTSGTTGRPKGAVITHAQTLRAYEVWSELAGLRQGDRYLIVNPFFHTFGYKAGVIACLMRGATMIPQPVFNVETAMANVASERVSVLPGPPTLHQSLLDHPARDDYDLSALRLVVTGAAVVPLQLVERLRAELCVDTVLTAYGLSEASGIVTMCRRGDEPSVIASTSGRAIPGTQVRVVGPTGAPLPPGSPGEVLVRGFNVMRGYFEDPAETARAVTADGWLRTGDVGVLDDAGNLRITDRIKDMFIVGGFNAYPAEIEQLLGLHPDVADVAVIGIPDARLGEVGKAYVVRRPGSLVTADDLIAWSRREMANYKVPRAVDFVGELPRNASGKVVKGELRGR, encoded by the coding sequence GTGCACGGTGACTTGGATGGGCGCGGTGACGTGGAGTGGGGGACCGTCCCGGGGCTGGTCCGCTCGGCGGTCGAGCGGTTCGGCGGGGTCGAGGCCGTCGTCGACGGGCGTACGCGGGTGTCGTACGCGGAGCTGGGCGCGCGGGTGGAGCGCGCGGCGGGCGCGTGTGTCGCGAACGGGGTCCGGGTCGGCGACCGCGTCGCCATCTGGGCGCCGAACTCCCTCGACTGGATCGTCTCCGCGCTCGGCGCGGTCTCGGCGGGCGCGGTGCTCGTCCCGCTGAACACCCGCTTCAAGGGCGGCGAGGCGGCCGACGTGCTGGCGCGCAGCCGGACGAAGCTGCTGTTCATCACCGGGACCTTCCTCGGGACCTCGTACGTGGCGTCGCTGCGGAGGGCGGCGGGGGCGGACAGCGGGCGCCGGCGGGCGCCGGGGACGGGCGGCGCGGGCGAGAGCCCGGGGCCGCTGCCCGGACTCCCGCATCTGGAGCAGGTGGTGGTCCTCGCGGACGACGCCCCCGCCGACTTCCGCACCTGGAAGGACTTCCTCGCGAGCGGCGACGGGGTCGGGGCGGGGGAGGTGCGGGCGCGGTCGGCGGCGCTGACCGGCGACTCCCCGTCCGACCTCGTCTTCACCTCGGGCACGACCGGCCGCCCCAAGGGCGCGGTCATCACCCACGCGCAGACCCTGCGGGCGTACGAGGTGTGGAGCGAACTGGCCGGCCTCCGGCAGGGCGACCGCTATCTGATCGTGAACCCCTTCTTCCACACCTTCGGCTACAAGGCGGGCGTGATCGCCTGCCTCATGCGGGGCGCGACGATGATTCCGCAGCCGGTGTTCAACGTGGAGACGGCCATGGCCAACGTGGCGTCGGAACGGGTCTCGGTCCTCCCCGGCCCTCCGACCCTCCACCAGTCCCTCCTGGACCACCCCGCCCGCGACGACTACGACCTGAGCGCCCTGCGCCTGGTGGTGACGGGAGCGGCGGTGGTGCCGCTCCAACTGGTCGAACGGCTCCGGGCGGAGCTGTGTGTGGACACCGTCCTGACGGCGTACGGCCTCTCCGAGGCCAGCGGCATCGTCACGATGTGCCGGCGTGGCGACGAGCCGTCGGTGATCGCGTCGACGTCCGGCCGGGCGATCCCGGGGACGCAGGTGCGGGTCGTCGGACCGACGGGCGCCCCGCTGCCGCCCGGCTCTCCCGGAGAGGTCCTCGTCCGCGGCTTCAACGTCATGCGGGGCTACTTCGAGGACCCCGCCGAGACCGCCCGCGCCGTCACCGCCGACGGCTGGCTGCGCACCGGAGACGTCGGCGTCCTCGACGACGCGGGCAACCTCCGTATCACCGACCGCATCAAGGACATGTTCATCGTCGGCGGCTTCAACGCGTACCCCGCCGAGATCGAGCAACTCCTCGGTCTCCACCCGGACGTGGCCGACGTGGCGGTCATCGGCATCCCGGACGCGCGACTCGGCGAGGTCGGCAAGGCGTACGTCGTACGCCGCCCGGGGTCCCTGGTGACCGCGGACGACCTCATCGCCTGGTCCCGCCGCGAGATGGCCAACTACAAGGTGCCGAGGGCGGTGGACTTCGTGGGGGAGCTGCCGCGGAACGCGAGCGGGAAGGTGGTGAAGGGGGAGCTGCGGGGGCGGTGA
- a CDS encoding lipid-transfer protein, translated as MAVLKDATAIVGIGQTPFAKQLPEAERALACRAILAALDDAGIAPDEVDALASYTMEETDEVEVAKALGLGDLTFFSKVGYGGGGSCATVAHLAAAIATGQATVGVAWRSRKRGSGPRPWKNTTAQLPTPAQWTRPYGLLRPADEIAMLARRHMHEYGTTRDHLFNVALACRNRANQNPAAIMYDRPLTREMYMNSRWISEPLCLFDNCLETDGALACVLVSTERARDCRRPPVYVHSAAQGLPAQHHGMVNYWNDDPLTGPAWTAARHLWKHADLTPDDIDVAQIYDAFTALIPLSLEGYGFCGRGEGGAFTEGGALEIGGRLPLNTSGGGLSEAYVHGFNLITEGVRQLRGTSTAQVPGAATCLVTAGEGVPTSALLLRN; from the coding sequence ATGGCCGTGCTCAAGGACGCGACAGCGATCGTCGGCATCGGCCAGACCCCTTTCGCCAAGCAACTGCCGGAGGCGGAACGGGCGTTGGCGTGCCGGGCGATCCTCGCCGCACTCGACGACGCCGGGATCGCTCCGGACGAGGTCGACGCGCTCGCCTCGTACACGATGGAGGAGACGGACGAGGTCGAGGTGGCGAAGGCGCTCGGCCTCGGTGACCTCACCTTCTTCAGCAAGGTCGGCTACGGCGGCGGCGGTTCGTGTGCCACGGTCGCGCATCTGGCCGCCGCGATCGCGACCGGACAGGCCACGGTCGGCGTCGCCTGGCGCTCCCGCAAGCGCGGCTCGGGCCCCCGCCCGTGGAAGAACACGACGGCCCAACTCCCCACCCCCGCCCAGTGGACCCGCCCCTACGGCCTGCTCCGCCCCGCCGACGAGATAGCCATGCTCGCCCGCCGCCACATGCACGAGTACGGCACGACCCGCGACCACCTCTTCAACGTGGCGCTGGCCTGCCGGAACAGAGCGAACCAGAACCCCGCCGCGATCATGTACGACCGCCCGCTGACCCGCGAGATGTACATGAACTCCCGCTGGATCAGCGAGCCCCTCTGCCTCTTCGACAACTGCCTGGAGACGGACGGCGCGCTGGCGTGCGTCCTCGTCTCCACCGAACGCGCCCGCGACTGCCGCCGGCCCCCCGTCTACGTCCACTCCGCCGCCCAGGGCCTGCCCGCCCAGCACCACGGCATGGTCAACTACTGGAACGACGACCCGCTGACCGGCCCCGCCTGGACCGCCGCCCGGCACCTCTGGAAACACGCGGACCTCACCCCGGACGACATCGACGTCGCCCAGATCTACGACGCCTTCACCGCCCTCATCCCGCTCTCCCTGGAGGGCTACGGCTTCTGCGGCCGGGGCGAGGGCGGCGCCTTCACCGAAGGGGGTGCCCTGGAGATCGGCGGCCGGCTGCCCCTCAACACCTCCGGGGGCGGCCTCAGCGAGGCGTACGTACACGGCTTCAACCTGATCACCGAGGGCGTACGGCAGTTGCGTGGCACGAGCACGGCCCAGGTGCCGGGGGCGGCGACCTGCCTGGTGACGGCGGGCGAGGGGGTACCGACCTCGGCGCTCCTGCTCCGCAACTGA
- a CDS encoding Zn-ribbon domain-containing OB-fold protein → MLTPVVDDDGAPFWEYAAQGELRIQACADCGELRFPPRPCCPHCRSFATEWRRVAGRGRVWSYVLPHPPLLPDYAEQAPYNVVLVELTDAPRIRLVGNLVSEPGARLDSVPVERIRIGARVQVVFTATGLPQWVLERP, encoded by the coding sequence ATGCTGACACCGGTGGTGGACGACGACGGCGCCCCCTTCTGGGAGTACGCCGCCCAAGGTGAACTGCGCATCCAGGCCTGCGCCGACTGCGGCGAACTCCGCTTCCCGCCCCGCCCCTGCTGCCCGCACTGCCGGTCCTTCGCCACCGAGTGGCGCCGCGTCGCCGGCCGGGGCCGTGTCTGGTCGTACGTCCTCCCCCACCCGCCCCTCCTCCCCGACTACGCCGAGCAGGCCCCGTACAACGTCGTCCTCGTCGAACTGACCGACGCCCCCCGCATCCGCCTCGTCGGCAACCTGGTGAGCGAGCCGGGCGCCCGGCTCGACTCGGTACCGGTGGAGCGGATCCGGATCGGCGCGCGGGTGCAGGTGGTGTTCACGGCCACCGGCCTGCCCCAGTGGGTACTGGAGCGGCCATGA
- a CDS encoding enoyl-CoA hydratase/isomerase family protein, translated as MTLRTTTDKDTGVALLTLDRPEKLNAIDLTTADQLTTTWRELRFDDSVRAVVVTGAGDRAFCTGLDRDAASAVPQPNSPYTIEDPLLRIGPKSNDLWKPVIAAVNGMACGGAFYLLGESDFLVADPSATFFDPHTTYGMVSAFESVLMAQRMPYGEAARMALLGTAERMSARRAYEVGLVSELTEPGEAVAAAVRCAEVIAGYPPEAVQGTVRACWAAQEAARAHALAYAPHLVSLGNLPGERQAELFTGRRPGGFRVR; from the coding sequence ATGACCCTGCGCACGACGACGGACAAGGACACGGGCGTCGCGCTCCTCACGTTGGACCGCCCGGAGAAACTGAACGCCATAGACCTGACCACGGCGGACCAACTCACCACGACATGGCGGGAGTTGAGGTTCGACGACTCCGTACGGGCCGTTGTCGTGACCGGCGCCGGGGACCGCGCCTTCTGCACGGGCCTCGACCGGGACGCGGCGAGCGCCGTACCGCAGCCGAACTCCCCGTACACCATCGAGGACCCCCTCCTCAGGATCGGCCCGAAGTCGAACGACCTCTGGAAACCGGTGATCGCGGCCGTGAACGGCATGGCCTGCGGCGGCGCCTTCTACCTCCTCGGCGAGTCGGACTTCCTCGTCGCCGACCCCTCCGCCACCTTCTTCGACCCCCACACCACCTACGGCATGGTCAGCGCCTTCGAGTCCGTCCTCATGGCGCAGCGGATGCCGTACGGGGAGGCCGCGCGGATGGCGCTGCTGGGCACCGCCGAGCGGATGTCGGCGCGCCGGGCGTACGAGGTGGGGCTGGTGTCGGAGCTGACGGAGCCCGGCGAGGCCGTCGCCGCGGCCGTGCGGTGCGCCGAGGTGATCGCCGGGTATCCGCCGGAGGCCGTGCAGGGCACGGTCCGGGCCTGCTGGGCGGCCCAGGAAGCGGCACGGGCGCACGCTCTCGCGTACGCCCCGCACCTCGTGTCGCTGGGCAACCTGCCGGGGGAACGGCAGGCGGAGCTGTTCACGGGGCGCCGACCGGGTGGGTTCCGGGTGCGGTGA
- a CDS encoding dienelactone hydrolase family protein, with product MPIKTLHIPTADGQADAFAAFPDGGERHPGVLMYADGFGIRPVLREMARELAGHGYYVLVPNLFYRHGPAPVIDLPEHIGEEVRPAVFAQLMPLIEAHTAERVLSDADAYLRFLTAQPEVGAGPVAVTGYCIGGLLAMRTAAAHPGQVAAVAGFHGPVGADGPDNLAKLTAQVHFGHAEGDMTPEALGELNQALDAAGVGYTSEIYPGTIHGFTMSDTDAFNPAALQRHWDRLLPLLDRTLTNR from the coding sequence ATGCCCATCAAGACGCTGCACATTCCCACCGCGGACGGCCAGGCCGACGCTTTCGCCGCCTTCCCCGACGGTGGCGAGCGGCACCCAGGGGTGCTGATGTACGCGGACGGCTTCGGCATCCGGCCCGTGCTGCGGGAGATGGCCCGCGAGCTGGCCGGGCACGGGTACTACGTGCTCGTCCCCAACCTCTTCTACCGGCACGGCCCGGCACCGGTGATCGACCTTCCCGAGCACATCGGAGAAGAGGTCCGGCCCGCGGTCTTCGCCCAGCTGATGCCCTTGATCGAGGCGCACACCGCCGAACGTGTCCTGAGCGACGCCGACGCCTACCTCAGGTTCCTCACCGCCCAACCCGAGGTCGGCGCCGGACCGGTCGCGGTGACCGGCTATTGCATAGGCGGCCTCCTGGCGATGCGCACCGCCGCGGCCCACCCCGGCCAGGTGGCCGCCGTCGCCGGATTCCACGGCCCCGTGGGCGCCGACGGGCCCGACAACCTCGCCAAGCTGACCGCCCAGGTCCACTTCGGCCACGCCGAAGGCGACATGACGCCCGAGGCCCTCGGCGAGCTCAACCAGGCCCTGGACGCCGCGGGGGTCGGCTACACCTCCGAGATCTACCCCGGCACCATCCACGGCTTCACCATGTCCGACACCGACGCCTTCAACCCCGCCGCGCTACAGCGCCACTGGGACCGCCTGCTCCCCCTCCTCGACCGCACCCTGACCAACCGCTGA